The Ananas comosus cultivar F153 linkage group 6, ASM154086v1, whole genome shotgun sequence genome segment AGCAGTTCTGGAGAGAGGAGCTGCAGGTGAAAGCTTCAGCAGCCATTTTGAGAAGCTGATGAAGCTGAATTGTGAGGAACAGatccagaaaaaaaataatgcttaCGGCGATTCACACGTGGGACCATttcctttattatttttatggcTTGAAAATTCGTGTCATTCtcatgatgttttttttttttttttttttttttgggctgaGAACTCACTAGATAATTGCAAGAGCACATGATCTGATGTTGAATGCAAGAGGGAAGTGACAAAAGGGCATTAAATTGCAATTGATACagacaaattataaaaaagaaaaaggtgatgGTAgctgttttggcagcaaacaagGGCAACAGCTATGTGCCTATTTATTTTACTGGAATTGAGATTctaattaaatagaattttagttagttaaatgaGAGTtcacataaattaaatttattcttttttactatttgcttataaatttattcttttttactgTTTGTTTGAAAGATAGTTAATGACTTAAAAATTCAAGATACGAAGTTAATGACGTAAAAGTGTTTCTATTTTTTGTATATCGAAAAATATTGAATTCACGCGTGTTAATATTAGACgggcaaaataaaattttccgacattattattttattttttctgtctcTTCTTTTTCATAATTGATTTCCGACGAGAGtgaatcaaaatcaattaattacaatattttaaaaaatttaaattgccATCAAATTCATATTATGGTAAATTAAACTatacgataaaaataaatatttatgatttaaaactaTTTCACCCCTTTCTACttcccgaaaaaaaaaaaagaggaaacatTAACCTATTCTTTGGGCCTACATATTTCCATGATGACATGAATCTCAACCATTGATTATTTATgcgtaaaattattattattattatttttgttgtgCACGATTCTTGGGCAGGGGAGTTTACGTGTAGCGATCTCAATGATTGAAGTATGGATATGCACGATCGGAAATTAGTCTTAAAAATTtaagcccttgtttggttgggagtTAAGGGGTAAAATAACCTCTTAACCTCTATTTTATCCccaaatattctaaaaaatgggtggggttagctacctcaaataaattatcctgagttagctaatcccacctaacccaaccaaactccaaccaaatacaattttctattcataataacccattatctttcttatcacacctactccaaccaatcattatccttctttatcaatcattatctttttatcccacctatttcaaccaaacactatttttcattattctaaactaactccaacccccaaccaaatacaaaaaaattttaaccccactttaaccctgaacttaactctatccctggaatagctactttttccttaaccccgaaccaaacggaggctaaaggtccaaaaattccATACAAAGCTCCTCATATAAAAATGCATGAGGAGCTGCATATCAATTTCCTTcatctaaatattaattttaataaatcatCAAACAACATATCCTTtctctaatttgaaatttactttCTAAATGAAAATAGTTTTGATTCTTGGGCTGAAAATAATCgaattaacttttcattttctgAATAACCtatattagatatttataaCTAGCTATAACATTGATTTCATACCAGAATGAGGGCTAAAATATGAGTTCCATTTGAGCCCTCGATATTAATTTGTTGAATATATCCTAAAATATTAAGACATtctttttgattaatttaagttttcatAGTAGCTAGTTGTTTTGTATAGTGCAAGAGCAGCAGGTTTTTATTTCAAATCCTACGAGactcctctctttttttaattaaatttgcatttgttaaatatgaaaatacaaaaatactgttctctaatagcttaaatttttagagaataacagttcgtttatattttttaatatagtatCAAAATAGGAAATTTTGAATTCGAGTCACGTCATACTCCCAACATAATTGACTTCGTCTGACTTAATTAAAGTCCATGTCTTGTACCTATCAAAATATCATAAGTCCAGATGTAAACACAGTTCTCTActagcttaaacttttaaaaaacaacgattatttcatattatttaataacgTTATATTAAGCTATATTTCATTCTGATTCTACCAGGTAACTAATACAAATGGTATTTGTTTTACACTCAGTTAAAGTTGCCCAAATTAACCATTGGGCCCCCAGTTTTGGGGTCATTCTTGGACCATGTCCTTTTCCTGGGCTGGTTCATCAATTATTCTTCGGTTACCTGTAGGTATAAACCTAAACCATATTCATTTGAGCTTGTGATCACTTGGTCCAAACAGGTCTGATCTTACCAATATTTCCTTATTTGGGAATTTCGCAGAGAACATGCGTTACGTTACGTGTGGTAAAAAAGTAGAGAGTACTTAATTAAGACTCATACAGAGTCcttgagaagaaaaaaaaaaagtacttttgattacaagaaaaaggaaaaagaaaatatcacATTGatcattttctatttttatataggTTTTAGGAAAGATTACTAACTGTTGGCAATTTTTCTTGAATTCCTAATTTATACGTGAATAATGCACATTGTAACTtgtaaatacatataataaaaataattaacgaACTTAGAATATGAATCAATAGGGATAATTGCATATGGCtttctataaaaatattaaatagcaaatatattcctacaaaaaacTTAAagttatcaaaaattttttccCTCCAAAAGTCCTCCCGTctacaaatatattattctgTTATCAAAATTTAGGTAATTGTGAGTTAAAACAGCGGACTATCTGTTACCAAAATTTAGATAACCGTGAGTTAACAATGCTGACCATAGTTAAgagataaaataatattttcaccTTATgtgtatataatttatattctaATATTGAGTCTCATcatctttctccctctctccacTTTATCCAAAACGATAACAAGACCTATGGCGGCAGCGATGTTGAAGGCGAGACCCTCAACCACGATAAAAATGAGGTACGCTGCATGTGCCCTGGCGAAAGtgaggaaagagaaagaaggataACTTTTTGCATGCGTAAATTTATAAGgacaaaatagttattttacgCATCGACTTTTAAAAAGCTCAAACTGTAAGTACACATGTATGAAGGAATCAAAACTTTTAGAGGGATCGATATATAATCTGATCATTTAAGTTTTGTAGAAATTTACCTATTATTTAATACTTTACGGAaacatgtataaaattaaccctaattagtACGTTGCTCACATAATTGGCAATCATTGTATGTTACAATACAAAGCGTCAGCACATAACGTTCACTCTGATTTGTTCTTATCAGTTTTTAACAAATCCAAGCTTGGCCCTTTTGTATATTAATTGCCATGCACTTTATAagcttttattaaattaattcacATAACTAACATCTGTTATTATTTATTGCATCTCGCTTGTACGTAGTTCACAAAAGCAAGTAGATTATAATTAAAAACTCAAGGAACTTAACATATAGATATACTAATGTGAAGCATACATCGTGTGCAATATTCACTCACacacataaaatataaaatgaggTCCAAATGTTTTCCTTAGAAAACTTATGTAACATCAGGGGCACtctgaattaattaattctgATCGATCACATCAAATTTGACCAAGCCCAAGTCCAATCTTATTAGTATCTTATGCGTTCATACACATTGAACAAATTTACAAGTGATGACATCTGTTAGTTTTACTAtaaatattggaaaaaaaagaagagttaatCCTCCTCCACTTTCATATCCCCTTGCATCTCAAATAAGCATAAAATTAATTCTGAAACAATTATCAAAATTAGAGGATGAATATATGCCTTCTGAGAAATGATTTAGCACAGAAAACATGTTACATTTGATGAATAACATGGTAGTTTTTAATTGCCTAGCTATTTGAGTTTAGCAATAATTGCAAATTTTTAGTCCCTTTCGGTTGATCAAATAAAACTTTAAGATACTGTGATACTCGAGAAAATATGAAGGCATAAATTAAAGTTAACCAGCAAATGAAAAATTAACCATTCTTCGGATCCTCTAAAATAATAAAGTGAAAACATAcagaacttatctaaactatgaattattttgaactagctattcaatttttcaaaatctcacttgattttactatcaaatctttcaatttatttaattttagtcaGTCAagcattttgacttcaaaatttgaatgtgttatttatctttataaatttagttggtatattttatgcaacactcgcaactatatatttattaaactaaataattagcttaattttaaattcaaagaaTTGTTGGCTCactcaaattatataaattgaaagacttgatagtaaaatttaaaatttaaaatattaaatagttaatctaaaatgattcataattcagataaatttaatatatttttttaaataattataaaataaattcctaATTTAAATGTTGGTTTTGGTCAGCTGTCCAAGTCTAACACATGCTAGCCTGTTCGCACTGGACATCTTAAATTAATTTGGACACTAAAAAGTTTTGTACATTCAAATACTTAAATAAAAGACATTGTCAATCATTCAAGTGTAAATAAGTTAACCAACAAGACAAGGGCATGTTCCTCTACATGGTCCAATCATCCATTCTCCAATTTATCctgtactttttttttgaaaaatcatatatttttttccatgCACTTTTAAAGTGCTACACGATTTAAACGTTGGAAGTTAATTTATTGCACTGATCAACAACCAGTGTCCATTAgtgataatataaatatattattagtgAACTTTAAAAGGCAACAAATCTCCAATATTGTTTGTTGGTGGGTCATTTGGGAGATCAGAACCGGTATAATTTTCAGAATGATTAAAAGCCTGATCCTTTTCTTGGAATCCGAAAGGTTAAACAGCTAACGTACCAATGGGTGGAATTTTTTCCTGATCGACGTTAGTATGGCCAATCAACTGACGTATCTGTAACATAgggttttttaatttattttattttattttgttttattttatttttttcgcgcCCTTCTCGGGGCCTCTGTtgtctcacccatgtagctaagTTCACTTCTccattgaatgaagcgggtagcatgctagcttttcctgaaaaaaaaaaaaaaaaacaaatctccAATATTTAAAGCTTTGGGACAGCAAATCAAGAGCACAATGCTCTCTCACTGTCTCACAACTTACTCCTACTGAGTACTAATTTTGGAAACACATGCCTTTCAAGGAAAAATAttatctatttcttttaaagaatGAATATTACCTTCCACTACTTATCAtcactaaaaatttttttaacaagcATATATTAAACGAAAAGGAAAAGATCCTACATTCCTACCTGGGGTATACATAGCAGGATTGATTAATTTGCAGCAATTGGTTTGATAGTAATGCTTTAGGTACCTCTTATGCGGCCTTTCTGTAACCATTGGCGAATTAATTACACTAGATAAAGCATATCTATGCATTAGTGACTTAACAGTAGATTTTTAAAGATTCTCGCTGTAAGTatgttttttgatttttagaaccAAATAGGAagcatgtttctttttttcaatttttagataATAAGAAGTAGAATAAAACTactgtgttattaggagcacagcagcccgtgtgattctaagtttctaattatgcatcaattttgatgaatggttaggtgagaaaaagataagataTTAGTGAGAAATTTggtttctcaatttctctttttttttgaatttcttttcaatttttcgTTATTCTCTCGCTCTAATCATCCATCAAAGttgatgaataattaaaaacttagaagTATAAGAACTGTCGTACTTCTAATAGTACAGTAGTCCTACACATAAAAAGTATTGTTTGATCAGCATTAATTCGAAAAAAGGAAGAATACTTGTAAGCAAATTATGCTAAGTGGGAAGAAGTGTCAATGTAAACCTAAGATGGTAAGACAGTCTGACCACAATCACACCTTCcaaattttctcttttcaacTCTTCACCGCCCCCTGTCGTTGCCGTGACTGTGAGCGTTTGCCCATTCACAAATGATCACAAGTCGTCGCCTTCCCACGACAGGTAATCCCCACATTTAATTGTCGATTCATCGACAAACACAACTTCAGCGATCGATGGATTTATACGTGTATTCGGTGATTTCGTGTGGGAAATCGATCGGATTGATTTGGGACACAACTTCAGCGATCGATGGATTTATACGTGTATTCGGTGATTTCGTGTGGGAAATCGATCGGATGACGAGTAATGACATGTTCAGCGATTGAGCTCAATAGTCGCATTGAAGTTTTAAGTAACAATTGATTGATTGGGTGGACCCATGCAGTACACGCGTGGAATCTGTGGAAGCAATACATTTAAAGagaccttttttctttttctatttttttaagagagataggtaatacgctacccgcttcgtttatttcatttagaaataaacttagctgaaaatgtgaatcaattagaattcaaatttgagtatcaaataccaaccaccaaattatttgccacttactctaggaacCGTCAGTAATGTATATATATCGTTGTCTGAAAATTATATCTATACATTTTATTGCTTATGACTGATGAGCAAATATTCTTATCACCGGCTCACAGCCAATGCGGCTCTCTCCGATTTGATCAGGCCCGTTCAACTGTTCCACTCACCAAAATCCAGcgcctaaaaaaaaatatatatatatatatatatacttttaaccGATTAAAAGCAACTTTCTTACTTTACGAGTCTTCTATACAGCTCTCAAAAACGACGGCTCATGACTTTGGCGACACGGAAACTAGCGGTCCCCGCATCGCCACGTCATCCTATCGATCACCCCAGTTTCGTTGTACTGTGCGTGTGTCATAGTTTGAGAATTGACCacaaaaaaatctgaaaaaataaataagaaaaaaagaaaaaaaaggaaaagaaaatggtGTGTCCACGCGATCACACTCGCCGCGCGAGCGCCGCCGTGGACGACAAAGCAATCGAAGggagcgacggcggcggcgagctTGCCCCTCGTCGAGCCATCCCCCTCCCCCTTCTTCACCGAGCCCTCTACCGATCTCCTCCCCGATGCCCAGGCCGGAACCCTAGCGGAGAACGTCCGCGTGAAGAAGTTAGGCCACCGCTCCGATCTTCCGAGGCGGACGCTCCTCCCCCCGCGGCTGCtcccctctccgccgccgccgccgccgcggtaGCCCCGCCGCGAGCTCTCCTCTCCGCCGCTCGGGAACGCGAGGAGGCTCCGCGTCCGCTTCAGCCTCCCCGCGGCGACGATCTCCCGCCGTACGTGCTCCGGGAGCCGGAGCGTGTACCGATCGGGGTTCCCCTCCGCCTCCGGCGCCGCCAccatcgccggcgccggcgccgtcgtcgtcgtcgtcgtcgtcgtcgtcaggGAGTGTCCGGTCGAGTGCGAGCGCGGGAACCGCGCGGGGCGCCGCCCCGACCTCGCCCGCATCGCCTGCCTCTGGCTCCCGATCCGCTGCAGCTCGATCGCCTCCTGCTTCCGCCGCTCCTCCTCCCGCTCCTCGTCCGCAACGTCGATCACCACCTCCCCTTCTCCTTCGCGCGCGAGGGGGGTCGGCTCCGCGGCATCCTCCGCTCCGGACGAGGTTGCAGCGGCAGACGGGGCAGGTGACGTGGGAGGCGAGCCAGGCGTCGATGCAGTCCGGGTGGAAGGCGTGGCTGCAGGtggggaggaggcggagggtcTCGTCGTCCTCGAACTCGCTGAGGCACACCGCGCACTCCAGCGACCCCTTCCCGATCCGCAGCTCCTTCACCTCCGCGAACGCCAGCGTCGGGAACGTCTCGAGCACGGCGGGTCGACCCGCTGGGCGCCGCGACCGCGCCATCACCCCGCCGAGGGCGCTGACGCCTGCGCGGAGGgagacgccgccgccgcccgggcCGAAGGGGTCGCCGCCGCACCGGCGGATGTAGATGGAGAAGAAgccgaggaagaagaaggcggAGACGAGGACGACGATGAGGATGGCGACGGAGGGGTTGAAGCTCGCGGGGGGGAAGTAGTCGTTCATGGCGTCGGTGGAGGGGGGCGAGGGTTGGGCCATGGCGCGCCTCGACCCCACGACGAGAAGCAgcgggaggaggaagaggaggtgaTGGGGAAGGCGAGTCCCGTTCCTGATCGCCATGGAGAGCCGCGCGCGAGGTGTTTCTAGAAGAGTGTAGAGGTAAGAGGGAATAATAGCTAGCGAATGTTGGCGCGGTTTATAACTATAACTAATATATCGAAGGAAGGGGGGAACGAAGTTGTGGCTTTGGTGCTAATATAGTAGGAGCCTACGAGGGAGGGGaagaggagtttttttttttcttttctatgaaaaaaaaaaaaaaaaaattgagggcaAGTCAAATAGACATTTGGTGCGGGGACGACCGGGGATTAGTAGGTCTGGGTCCGACGCGTGGGGTCGGGGCTCAACACACGTGAGAGTCCCGTTTACGATTGGCACGTAtgtatgtatgaaattaatgaAGGGAGAATAAATGAATGATATATGATCAGCATCATTCCCGTATAACCCCCTCACCTTCGTGGGAATTACGCGGTTCGTCCGAACGTGTAAAAGATGCTTGACGATAGGTTTTCACCAACTTTGTTTCCTAATTCAGGGAGCTGGGGTGGAATGCAAAGTTTCCGTTGGAGAAAGCAACGGTGGCGGAATTTGGGTTAAAGTCTGACTTTCTGGATTGTGCAGTTTGGGCAGTCAAGGACGGCAGCTGCTGCTCCTCCTGCGGTCGGGCATCTAAAGATTCTAGAGATGCGGCAGTAAGTCAACAGCAAGAACGTGAGAAGGGAATCGGTGGGTTCTAGAAAAGCTCCAAACTCGATCGGAGCCATCGAGGCTGACGCAACTCGATCCGCAGAGAGGGTTTTTTTTNttttttttttttttttttttttttttttttttttttgttgttgttgttgttgttgttgttgttgttgttccgCTGCACATGACGGCAGCGCCTGCGCATGTACACACCCAGTCAGCGGCCTCAGGCTGCGGCTGCTCACGGGAAGGTGGGTGGGTGTTTCTTCTCATTGCCAGCCGTACCAGCCCCActtaaatatcaaaaaatatttatatttttcgaaaaaaataatataccatccattttatttatttttttaaaaataaatataactgaaaaaattagatttcaaatttaaaacctcgaatatcaaccatcaaattttttgccacttgtaTTAGAAACAGTCGATCATATCGAAAAATGTTAAGTGTATAATCGCAAATAGATTGTAGAATTACAACTATCGGTACAAgagtttaaataattattttaaaattttagtacttCAAGAAAGAAGAGAGTGAAAAGATaagtgttaattttttttttttttgaaagagatatACCATGCTACtcactttcttttttaaaaaataaataaatttagctgaaaatataaaataattagatttcgaactttaaatctcaaataccaatcatcaaatctttcatcaaatcttttatttcttatacTGAAGATGGCCGGTGAAATTCTATATTTTTGGACGATCAAACTATAAGTTTACAGCCAAGAGAATCCTAGATGGTTGGAGAGAGGCGAGCTCATTCAAATACGGAAGTCGTTATTTTCAAGCTGCATAACAGTGAAGCATGAGTTTCCTTCCAcaggtggtatttaaagtttatcctaattgtaaattgtaataattctaCTGTAATAATTCAACTGTAAtataatttgaagtttatcccaAAACTATTACTTTGtgtaaattgtaataatttaactgtaatataatttttagcaaaaacttcaaataaaaccatatggtttcgcactttctcactttaatacactatagtttaaagtgtatcactttcgtaccctgtggttttatttttttctttttgttatcctccccactattttttttttttaaatcagtgacaaaattaaaactaaagggcaCTAAAGTGCATATTCAATAAACTATTGGTGGAGAACCTGAAGTCTTTTTTATacatgatttaacgaaaagttaacaaaattactgacgaaaagaaaaaaataaaattatagggtactaaactgatacactttaaaccacagtatactaaagtgagaaagtgcaaaatcacaaggatagtatttgaagtttatcctaattTCTATCCTCCTACttgaaaatacaaaatatatttctatatactttttaaaattttttgataaccGTCAATACGAAACAGATTTTTAGTAGTTACATAACATCGGTTTATACCAACCATCTTTAGactaattattaatttggaTGTCTGAATAGTTTATCTAACAGTAATTTGtgtgttataaaatttaaatttatgattccAACTAGAAgcttgattttaattttttttaaaaaaaatttgacgacTATGGTTAATGCGAATACCTTCATTTTTCTCGCAAAACTGATTTATctaattctgaaaaaataatttgagatCTCATTTTTCTTCGAGAACCTTATCCTCTCACCTATCACATAACAACTGGCCCTTAACAATTGTACCTTAATGTAGAAAATTACATTGTGTGCACATCAGGTCCCTTTCGCTTGCCATGCACGAGATCCGTGTTTTTTCTGATAGTAAATTTTCCGATGTGTTTTCGTCGCgatgcattttttttatcacaatCACAGTTACAGGTACTTTTTTTGTGGATAAGTATAACAGTGGCATAATTTCGACGGTCCACTTAATCTGCAAAAGTTTAATCCCTAATTAAACGTACCAACATGAATTTATTATAGTCAAAGCAGGTTATTGCAGAATATCACAGAAGCGACCATTGAAACAAGCTCtcaaaaaactttaaccccTTACTAATCATGTAATCATCAGAATCATGCTTCTTTTTTAACcatcatttttaatattttgaatgtAATCCACATCCAAATGCTAAACTTACTTTGTCCCTTATCCTCAGATTACAAGATAATTTAGCTGGGGGGAAAAGATTCAATAGAACATTCTCTTAAACAAACAAACGCAACTTGAAATATGAAATTGACAGGTACCAACAgtcaaaatttcttttaaaaaaatcaacagTTTGTGACATGGATAATTAGGACCGGCAACTAgattttagtattaaataataattattagtttGAATATGGCATGACAATTTGGATAGTCATTGTAATCGGACAAAAACCCGATATTAAACGTAAATTTGCCTGAGTTGACATAAGCAAATATTATCAGCAGTTCAGTAGGACAAAATTTAGGATCAAATTTAAACCAAAACCATCTATTAACATTATTCAGTCATGTGTATCAAGGTAACTAGCTATAAGACTTTATTGCTAAACTTCTTGAGAAAAAGAACGTTTCATGCTAGTAATTCTCTTCACAAGATATTTTACAGATAATTGGATGATCatgcaattttaaaaaatatgcagTATAGTAATTTATGTGGTTTacggattaaaaaaattaaaatctcagaaaaagaaaatatatttgataGAAGGAAGATCCGAAATGCACGCTCGCAAAGTTATCCTGTCACACCAGATAATATCAATAGGTATGCCCCACATACCAATGCAAGAACCAAAAGGTAGTTTGGGCGTTTTACCGACGATTTACCTGCaaatattttgcaaaatttaaGATCAGCGAGATAAACTTGTTGAAATTCTCAAACTTTAGTTAGAAGGATTATAATTTATAACTGCTAAATCCGAGAGAACAAAAGAAAGGGCCTGCAAACAATGGGGTGAAATGAGGTGCATGTATGTATACCAAGAGAaaggtacttgttctttatattCCACTCGAAATCCCAATGCACTCTATCATTTTTCAGGGTCCAATATGACCAGCCAAAGGAGGCATTGTTATAGACATCTAACTGGGCTCTTCCAAACAACTGATATTGAATCTGCGACGCGTTTGGTACATTCCACTCATTTACCCATTCACCTAACAAGATATACAACGCATGTATATTAGGCATAATTGTATAATAAGAATACCAGACTAATAATGGGAGAATAGCGATTGTGTGATTAATAAACCACCACACTGGATCTGTTTAGGCATGTGCATCCCAAGCACGTATTCTTTTAAGAAAATCCAATAGAATTACAATCTAGAAcattcaatataaatttatgtacTACTACATGGCGGCAAAGACCATTTTAATTAGCCCAAGACTTAAaaggataataaaataaaataggttTGTGAGATGTAATAAGCTTCTctaatgaagtaaaaaaaaagtaaattttgagCCAGGTAAGCGTACCAACAAAGACAAGAGGCCCATTTAGACTATTCAGGGCTTGCAGCTGTGGTGCTCTGCTTTTGAATATAAACTGAATATTCTCCAGCGCGTTGAAGTTGTTGAAAAATGGATCAAAGAGGTTATAATAATGTAGATCGACAACAATGTTTGAAACACCAATATTTGCCTGAAAAAGCTCCATAGGGTCTGTATTTCCTATTCTCTGGCACATTATAACATACGCTGTAGATGAATAATTTCTAACAATTTCGTACCCTCTCCTGTAAAAAGAAGCCAAAACATCCAGCGGAACAGCAGGAGCAGAAGGTTCATTCAAAAGCTCGATGCCTAACAGAGAAGGATGGTTTGCATACCttaaaaaaagtaaagtaaaaattaatGTGTTGTTAGTGAGAAAATAGATCATTTTGTGCAATAAATTggtaaatatattttgatttcagtAGGCATAGTTgttgaaaaggagaaaaaaaataataacactTTTAACCCTAAAGCACAATGAGAAAATAGGTACCTTGCAGACAAAAAGTCAATGACATGCAAAGTTTGTGAGATGTAATCTGGTGACGGCCAGTCTACTGAACCATCTCTGCTAGCACTATGTTCATTCCCATTTTGGGAGCCCGGAGCAGCATGGAGATCAATGATGCACTTCAAGTTATAAGTCCTGATATCAATGTAATGGTAGTGTGTAAATCGATTAAAATCTCAAAAAGTCATAGCAGCTCCGAAGCGTAAGTACATATGTCCGATTACAGACTGTCAAGAAACTACACCTACTGTGCCCACGAAAAAGCTCTGTCCAGAGCGGCCAAGGATCCTCCAACAAAAGGAGCTGGTGGATAAGGATCTTGGGCAATCCACCATCCAACGGGAATCCTAACCGTGTTTATACCACACTTGGAGAGGAAATCAAAATCACTTGCAGTAATAAAGCTGTCTCTATGTCTCTGCATATTGTGTAAAGAAAGTTACAAA includes the following:
- the LOC109711539 gene encoding LOW QUALITY PROTEIN: E3 ubiquitin-protein ligase ATL31-like (The sequence of the model RefSeq protein was modified relative to this genomic sequence to represent the inferred CDS: inserted 2 bases in 1 codon), with amino-acid sequence MAIRNGTRLPHHLLFLLPLLLVVGSRRAMAQPSPPSTDAMNDYFPPASFNPSVAILIVVLVSAFFFLGFFSIYIRRCGGDPFGPGGGGVSLRAGVSALGGVMARSRRPAGRPAVLETFPTLAFAEVKELRIGKGSLECAVCLSEFEDDETLRLLPTCSHAFHPDCIDAWLASHVTCPVCRCNLVXGAEDAAEPTPLAREGEGEVVIDVADEEREEERRKQEAIELQRIGSQRQAMRARSGRRPARFPRSHSTGHSLTTTTTTTTTAPAPAMVAAPEAEGNPDRYTLRLPEHVRREIVAAGRLKRTRSLLAFPSGGEESSRRGYRGGGGGGEGSSRGGRSVRLGRSERWPNFFTRTFSARVPAWASGRRSVEGSVKKGEGDGSTRGKLAAAVAPFDCFVVHGGARAASVIAWTHHFLFLFFLFFLFIFSDFFVVNSQTMTHAQYNETGVIDRMTWRCGDR
- the LOC109711538 gene encoding probable glucan 1,3-beta-glucosidase A isoform X3: MAFSPPPPRRLIMAWVSSVLMLCWFLFPFIPSSAHGFSKVRGVNLGGWLVVEGWIKPSLFDGIPNGDMLDGTQVQFKSVVLQKFVSAAGGGGSNVMVDRDIASSWETFKLWRVSDKEFQFRCLNGQFLTSNSGGDLITATADTPAMTETFYIERNNARVHIKLLTGGYVQATMDNLLTSNYQLEPGWDDNSATFEMIIVANTLHGDYQLANGYGYNQASDVLTRHRDSFITASDFDFLSKCGINTVRIPVGWWIAQDPYPPAPFVGGSLAALDRAFSWAQTYNLKCIIDLHAAPGSQNGNEHSASRDGSVDWPSPDYISQTLHVIDFLSARYANHPSLLGIELLNEPSAPAVPLDVLASFYRRGYEIVRNYSSTAYVIMCQRIGNTDPMELFQANIGVSNIVVDLHYYNLFDPFFNNFNALENIQFIFKSRAPQLQALNSLNGPLVFVGEWVNEWNVPNASQIQYQLFGRAQLDVYNNASFGWSYWTLKNDRVHWDFEWNIKNKYLSLGKSSVKRPNYLLVLALVCGAYLLILSGVTG
- the LOC109711538 gene encoding probable glucan endo-1,6-beta-glucosidase B isoform X2, which produces MAFSPPPPRRLIMAWVSSVLMLCWFLFPFIPSSGEAHYSSFGSNFVCVCVCVYVCVVLILCSLWSCSVSGFLAHGFSKVRGVNLGGWLVVEGWIKPSLFDGIPNGDMLDGTQVQFKSVVLQKFVSAAGGGGSNVMVDRDIASSWETFKLWRVSDKEFQFRCLNGQFLTSNSGGDLITATADTPAMTETFYIERNNARVHIKLLTGGYVQATMDNLLTSNYQLEPGWDDNSATFEMIIVANTLHGDYQLANGYGYNQASDVLTCGINTVRIPVGWWIAQDPYPPAPFVGGSLAALDRAFSWAQTYNLKCIIDLHAAPGSQNGNEHSASRDGSVDWPSPDYISQTLHVIDFLSARYANHPSLLGIELLNEPSAPAVPLDVLASFYRRGYEIVRNYSSTAYVIMCQRIGNTDPMELFQANIGVSNIVVDLHYYNLFDPFFNNFNALENIQFIFKSRAPQLQALNSLNGPLVFVGEWVNEWNVPNASQIQYQLFGRAQLDVYNNASFGWSYWTLKNDRVHWDFEWNIKNKYLSLGKSSVKRPNYLLVLALVCGAYLLILSGVTG
- the LOC109711538 gene encoding probable glucan 1,3-beta-glucosidase A isoform X1 encodes the protein MAFSPPPPRRLIMAWVSSVLMLCWFLFPFIPSSGEAHYSSFGSNFVCVCVCVYVCVVLILCSLWSCSVSGFLAHGFSKVRGVNLGGWLVVEGWIKPSLFDGIPNGDMLDGTQVQFKSVVLQKFVSAAGGGGSNVMVDRDIASSWETFKLWRVSDKEFQFRCLNGQFLTSNSGGDLITATADTPAMTETFYIERNNARVHIKLLTGGYVQATMDNLLTSNYQLEPGWDDNSATFEMIIVANTLHGDYQLANGYGYNQASDVLTRHRDSFITASDFDFLSKCGINTVRIPVGWWIAQDPYPPAPFVGGSLAALDRAFSWAQTYNLKCIIDLHAAPGSQNGNEHSASRDGSVDWPSPDYISQTLHVIDFLSARYANHPSLLGIELLNEPSAPAVPLDVLASFYRRGYEIVRNYSSTAYVIMCQRIGNTDPMELFQANIGVSNIVVDLHYYNLFDPFFNNFNALENIQFIFKSRAPQLQALNSLNGPLVFVGEWVNEWNVPNASQIQYQLFGRAQLDVYNNASFGWSYWTLKNDRVHWDFEWNIKNKYLSLGKSSVKRPNYLLVLALVCGAYLLILSGVTG